CGGGCTCCGCCGCCCGGAGGGGCAGTCGGGAGGCGGCCAGGGCGGCCCCCAGGCCCGCGAGGAACATGCGGCGCTCTACCATGCGATCCTCCGCTCCAGGAGCGCCTCCCGCATGCCCGGGTCGAAGCTGAACCCGGTCGCTTCCGGTGCGGTGAGGGATTCGCCCCGGGAGCCCAGGGAGCGGCAGGCCTCCAGAAGCACATCCCGGATGAGAACTCCGGTGAGCCGGACCCGGGTGCGCGGTCGGCGGGTGGGCAGACCGTCTCCGCTGTCCACCAGGAAGTCCGAGGTGGCCACCTGGTACCTTGCATCCGGTTCCAGGGGGGTGCCGTCCTCCAGGGCGATGGCCAGGACGGGATGCTCAGGGCTGCCCCCGAGGTGGACCCGCAGGCCCGACCAGGGCTCCCCCCCGCGCTTCTGGAGGGCCTCCACGACCAGGCCGCGGATCTCGGTGCCGGAGTATTCGGCCACCACCAGCTCGTTGTCGAAGGGCATCAGCTCGTAGAGATCGGCCACCCGCACTGGCCCCGGGTGGATCGCGGCGCGGATCCCCCCGTTGTTCGTCATGGCCAGGGGGACGGGCTGGCCCAGGCTGCGGGCGGCCTGGAGGCGCATGAGCCCGGTCACCCAGAAGCCCGCCAGGTTGGTGATGCCCTGGCGGCTGCGGGGGATGGCCCTGGGAGCCTGCGCCAGGATCTGGCCGAACTCCTCCTGGATGATGCGGGCGTTGGGGGCCAGGGCCGCGGCCACCGCCGGGTCCTCCCCTGCGCTCGCGGTCACGGGCATGGCAAGGTCCTGCCCCTGGGCCCGGAAGGGCAGCAGGAGCAGGAGAAGGGGAAGCAGGGCCGAACGGAGCATAGGGGAACCCGGGAGGCTCCAGTCTAGCGCTTCATGATCGCTATCTTGTGCTGCTTCCCACCGAGGTGTAGGTCGAGGAGATGGTGAAGCTCTGGGAGCTGGTGCTGCCGGAGAGGCTGGCGGAGCTCAGTCCCTGATAGAGGCCGTGGAAGCTGCTGGTGGCGCCCGAGAGGCTACCGCCCGTGGCGAGCGTATAGTTGCCGGTGCCGAAATCCGGGCTGCCGCAGAGGGCTGTGCCACTGGAGGGCACCGTGAAAGCGAAGACCAGGTTCCCGCTGCTGTCCTTGATGGCCATGAGCCCCGCGCTGAGAGCACTCAGGTTCAGGGTGTACTGGGTGCAGGTATGGGGGGTGCTGTTGGCGCCGCCGAGGCCGATGAAGGTTCCGCCGGAGATGGTGAAGTTCGTGCCCTCGTCGTCGTCCAGTCCACCTTCGGGACTGCCTGCGCCGATGGCCACCAGGGTCCCGCCTGAGAGGGTCATGCTGCCATTGGAATCCACGGCGTCGTTGGAGGTGCTCTTGGCGTAGATGGTGCCCCCGGCGATGTTGAGCGCGGTCCCTGC
The sequence above is drawn from the uncultured Holophaga sp. genome and encodes:
- a CDS encoding 5'-nucleotidase C-terminal domain-containing protein; this translates as MLRSALLPLLLLLLPFRAQGQDLAMPVTASAGEDPAVAAALAPNARIIQEEFGQILAQAPRAIPRSRQGITNLAGFWVTGLMRLQAARSLGQPVPLAMTNNGGIRAAIHPGPVRVADLYELMPFDNELVVAEYSGTEIRGLVVEALQKRGGEPWSGLRVHLGGSPEHPVLAIALEDGTPLEPDARYQVATSDFLVDSGDGLPTRRPRTRVRLTGVLIRDVLLEACRSLGSRGESLTAPEATGFSFDPGMREALLERRIAW